The sequence TTTTTACACCTTTAGGCGGTGTAATTGCAGACCGTTATTCAAAGCGTAACCTGCTTTACATTACGCAGGCGTGCCAGGGCATCTCGGCACTAATACTGGGCATTGTGGTGGTAACAAACACAGTCCAGCTCTGGATGATTTATATATTGGCCGCGTTTTTCGGGCTGACAAATTCAGTAGATAACCCCACACGTCAAACCTTTGTATTTGAGATGGTTGGGCGTAAAGAGCTCAGCAATGCCGTAACACTGAACTCAATAGAAGTTAACCTCGCCCGCGTCATCGGCCCTGCAATTGCGGGAGTTATAATTGCCGGGGCAGGACTCGCCTTGTGTTTTTTCTTAAATGCCGCTTCATTTGTTGCGGTCCTCTTCTGCCTTTTCATGATGAGGAAAGAGGAGCTTCATACGGCTGAACGCGTAAAGAAAATAAAAGGGCAGCTTCTGAAAGGTTTCCGGTACGTAAAAAATGAACCGATGCTGCGCCTTGTGCTCATTATGATGGGTATTATAGGAACGCTTGCATATGAGTTTGAGGTCAGCCTGCCTTTAATTGCAAAATATACGTTTCATGGTGATGCCGACAGCTATGCTCTGCTGACCTCGTCCATGGGGGTCGGTGCAGTAGTAGGCGGGCTTGCCACGGCAGGCAGAAGAAGGACTTCGCCCTACAGCATTGTAATTACACTTTTCCTGTTCGGTACCTCAATACTTTTTACTGCCATATCGCCGGGGCTTCATTTTGCGGCGCTAACAATGGTATTTGTAGGTGTATTCTCAATAAGATTTATGACACTGGGCAACACAACGCTTCAGCTTGAAAGCGCACCTGAGATGAGGAGCAGGGTAATGTCGCTCTGGACAATTGCATTTCTGGGATCAACTCCCATCGGGGGGCCTATTGTAGGGTGGCTTTCAGAATACACAAATCCCCGCTGGGGACTTGCACTCGGAGGAATTGCAGCGCTTTTAGCCGGAGTGTTCGGATATTTTTCAATAAGGAGCTATCTGGCTAAAAAATATCCGGAAGGAGTTCCCGAGCCCACAGGCGCCGCAGAGGCAAATAAATAAAACTGCCGGCTGGTCAGCCGTGGCGAATCAAAATAATAATTCTTATATTAATACAAATATGCACTGGTTTTATTCAATTGGGTTTGACAATATAAATTTATTTAACTATTTTTCGCGAAAATTAAAGCGGACTTTTTGATTTTAATGAATTACCCGATAAATACATACAGCACTGCTATAATGCACACCACAATGTGGATGACACCAACCCCTTATACGGGCTAAAGTTGGCAGTGTATAATTTTACATTTTTTAAGAAACCGACTTCAGCCCGCTAAAGCCGGTTTTTTTGTTTTTAAACCAGACGGAATAAAATGAAAGTTCTAAAATTTGGCGGTTCTTCGGTGAGTTCACCCGAAAGAATTAAAAATGTTATCGATATAGTATCCAAGGATCACGGCAATGGAAGTGACACGGTTGTCATTTTCTCGGCCTTCCAGGGAATAACCGACACACTTGTTGAAGCAGGGCTCAGAGCAGCCTCAGGCGACGCCTCATACCAGCTGCTCTTTGACAAGATCCAGGCGCGGCATCTTGAAGCCGTTAAAGAGCTCGTCACGGAAGAGCGGCTCCCAATTGCGGTTGAAACCGTCTCTAAACTCATAAGCGACCTTAAGCAGGTGCTCTACGGCATCTGCCTGGTAAGGGAAATATCTTCCAGGAGCATGGATTACATTATGAGCTTCGGTGAAAGATTTTCAGCCTATATTATCTCTGAGGCTTTCCTTTCGCGCGGTATCCGTGCGGGATTCTTAGACAGCCGAGAGGTAATTAAAACCGATAAGACTTTCGGAAATGCTATAGTGGACTTTGTGGCAACAGGGGAACTCATAAGAAGCTGCTTTGAAGATAAGGACTGCCTGCAGATTGTAACGGGCTTTATCGGAAGCACACCGGATAACGAGACAACCACTTTGGGGCGCGGAGGTTCGGATTATTCAGCCTCCATATTCGGCTCTATACTTAACGCCGATGAAATTGAGATCTGGACGGACGTAGACGGCGTAATGACGGCAGACCCGCGGAAGGTAAAAAAGGCATTTTCAATTGAAACCATGAGCTATGACGAGGCCATGGAAATGTCTCACTTCGGTGCCAAGGTAATCCATCCGCCAACAATGCGCCCGGCAATGATGAAGAATATTCCGATAAGGATTAAAAATACTTTTAACCCTTCTTTTCCGGGTACTTTAATAACCCTTAACGGCAACGGGAAGAAGAACCTTATTACCGGAATAACTTCAATCGGCAACGTCGCCTTAATAAGGGTACAGGGCAGCGGTATGGTAGGTGTAGCCGGCGTTGCACGCAGAATATTCGGCGCAATGGCCGACGGCGCAATAAATATTATCCTTATTTCACAGGCTTCATCGGAACATTCAATATGTTTTGCAATTCTGCCCAAGTTTGCACAAAAGGCAAAAGAGCTGATTGAAAAGGAACTCAGATATGAAATATCCGAGGGATTCGTTAACCAGGTTGTGGTTGAAAGCAACCTTGCCATTGTTGCCGCCGTGGGTGGAAATATACGCGGCACTTCGGGCATTTCAGGCAAGGTGCTGCAGGCACTGGGGCGTAACGGTATCAATATCGCAGCCATCGCGCAGGGTTCCTCGAAACTAAATATATCAATGGTAATTCCGAAGCACGATGAGTCCAAGGCGCTTAACGCCATACACGACGCCTTCTTCCTGTCGGACTTAAAATCGATCAACCTATTTGTAGTGGGAACGGGACTCATCGGACGGACGCTCTTCCAGCAGATTAAAAACCAGCTGGAGTTTTTATACAGCCATCTTAAAATTGAAATTAAAATAATTGCTGTAGCCAATACCCGCAAAATGCTCTTTGACTATGAAGGTATTGACGTCGAAAAGTGGGAGGAAAGGCTTTTTGGCGAGGGGGAAGAATCTAACCCGGATCTGTTTGTTGAAAGGATGATTAAGAGCAACCTGCCGAACAGCGTTTTTGTGGACTGTACTTCAAGTGAAGTAATAATGCTGAAGTATCTTGAGATCCTTTCTTCTTCAATTTCAATTGTTACTCCGAATAAGAAAGCAAATTCAAGCAATTATGAGTACTACCTGCAGCTCCAGAAGGCAGCCCAGAAGCACAGCGTAAACTTCCTCTATGAGACAAACGTGGGTGCGGGGCTCCCGGTAATAAGCACACTGCACGACCTGGTCTTCTCGGGCGACAAGGTACATAAGATTGAAGGCGTCTTAAGCGGTACTTTAAGCTACATATTTAACGTATTTAATGGCAAGAGCTCATTCTCCTCAATTGTGCTCGACGCCAGGAAAAAGGGCTACACGGAGCCTGACCCGAGGGAAGACTTAAACGGACTTGACGTGGCGCGCAAGCTTCTGATACTCGTGCGCGAATCGGGCTACAAACTTGAGCTTGAAGATATAAAGGTTGAAAACCTTATACCTGAAGATCTGCGCGGGGATATAAGCCTGGATGAATTCCTGGAAAAGCTCAGCTGCTACGACTATTACTACGAAGAGAAAAGAAGCAAGGCGGCAAAGGAAGGAAAACTCCTGCGCTATATAGCCTCATATAAGGATGGCAAGGCTGAGATTAAACTGACTGCCGTAGACAGCCATCATCCATTTTATTCACTGACCTCGAACGACAATATTATTGCATTTACCACGGTGTACTACAATGAGCGCCCGGTTGTTATTCAGGGCCCGGGAGCCGGTGCTGTTGTTACTTCGGGAGGCGTTTTTGCCGATATTGTCAGAATTGCAAATTATCTCTTTAACCGCTAGAATATTTAATGGAGAATGTATGAAAAAAGAGGTCAGGGTTTTTGCTCCCGCTTCAGTCTCAAATGTAGCCTGCGGCTTTGACGTGATGGGTTTTGCCATTGACTATCCGGGCGATGAGGTGGTCTTAAGGCTTACGGACAAGCCCGGAGTGAGAATTACTAAAATTACGGGTGACGGAGGGAAGCTTCCTTTGAACCCAGAGGAGAATACTGCCGGGGCACCTGTCATTGCAATAAGGAGCTATGCGGGTTTTAACGGGGGAATTGAAATTGAAATTCATAAGAAAATGCCCCTTGGAAGCGGGCTGGGCTCAAGCGCCGCAAGTGCGGTTGCGGCGGCATTTGCTGCCGATAAGCTCCTGGAGTTGAACCTCTCAAAAGATAAGCTCCTGGAGTTTGCAATTATGGGAGAAAGAATAGCAAGCGGGGCCGTTCATGCAGATAACGTGGCTCCAGGCCTTTACGGGGGTTTTATTCTTATAAGAGGCTATAACCCGCCGGACATAGTTGAAATTCCCGTGCCGGAAAATCTCTTCTGCACAGTGCTTCACCCCGATATTGAGATCAATACAAAAGAGTCGCGCAGGCTGCTTCCAAAACAGGTATCTCTTGAAGACGCAAAGGTGCAGTGGGGCAACGCCGCGGGTCTTATTGCAGGACTGATGAAAAGTGACTACGGGCTTATTTCGCGCTCGCTTCAGGATGTAATAATTGAACCAGCAAGAAAGTCCACTATACCCTGCTATGAAAATATCAAGGGAGCCGCTTTGGATGCCGGTGCACTTGGGTGCAATATTTCAGGAAGCGGGCCTTCCATATTTGCACTTTCAGATTCACTTGAAACTGCACAAATGGCGGGAATGAAAATGCGCCTGGCAATGGATGAAAATATAGAAGGCGAAATTTATGTCTCACGCATCAACAGGCAGGGGCCAGTTGTAATTGAATCGAAATAATTTAAATCAGGTTATAGCTAATGCAGTTTTACAGTACAAAAGATAAGAACCTCAGAGTATCATTAAAAGAGGCGGTGCTTCAGGGGATTGCGCCCGACGGGGGGCTTTTTATGCCCCTGGATATCCCTCCCTTTAACGGGAATTTCATTAAAAGTCTTTCCGGTATGTCATTCCAGGAAATTGCATATGAAGCCGCATCACTTTTTTCGGAGGGTGAAATTCCAAAAAGTGATCTGAAACATATTGT comes from Ignavibacteria bacterium and encodes:
- a CDS encoding homoserine kinase: MKKEVRVFAPASVSNVACGFDVMGFAIDYPGDEVVLRLTDKPGVRITKITGDGGKLPLNPEENTAGAPVIAIRSYAGFNGGIEIEIHKKMPLGSGLGSSAASAVAAAFAADKLLELNLSKDKLLEFAIMGERIASGAVHADNVAPGLYGGFILIRGYNPPDIVEIPVPENLFCTVLHPDIEINTKESRRLLPKQVSLEDAKVQWGNAAGLIAGLMKSDYGLISRSLQDVIIEPARKSTIPCYENIKGAALDAGALGCNISGSGPSIFALSDSLETAQMAGMKMRLAMDENIEGEIYVSRINRQGPVVIESK
- a CDS encoding MFS transporter, translating into MALKFSFKNIGILDSARNIFRNTFSSLKVRNYRLYYIGQGISLPGTWMQRIAQAWLVLKLTGSGTSLGLVTALQFLPVLLFTPLGGVIADRYSKRNLLYITQACQGISALILGIVVVTNTVQLWMIYILAAFFGLTNSVDNPTRQTFVFEMVGRKELSNAVTLNSIEVNLARVIGPAIAGVIIAGAGLALCFFLNAASFVAVLFCLFMMRKEELHTAERVKKIKGQLLKGFRYVKNEPMLRLVLIMMGIIGTLAYEFEVSLPLIAKYTFHGDADSYALLTSSMGVGAVVGGLATAGRRRTSPYSIVITLFLFGTSILFTAISPGLHFAALTMVFVGVFSIRFMTLGNTTLQLESAPEMRSRVMSLWTIAFLGSTPIGGPIVGWLSEYTNPRWGLALGGIAALLAGVFGYFSIRSYLAKKYPEGVPEPTGAAEANK
- the thrA gene encoding bifunctional aspartate kinase/homoserine dehydrogenase I; the protein is MKVLKFGGSSVSSPERIKNVIDIVSKDHGNGSDTVVIFSAFQGITDTLVEAGLRAASGDASYQLLFDKIQARHLEAVKELVTEERLPIAVETVSKLISDLKQVLYGICLVREISSRSMDYIMSFGERFSAYIISEAFLSRGIRAGFLDSREVIKTDKTFGNAIVDFVATGELIRSCFEDKDCLQIVTGFIGSTPDNETTTLGRGGSDYSASIFGSILNADEIEIWTDVDGVMTADPRKVKKAFSIETMSYDEAMEMSHFGAKVIHPPTMRPAMMKNIPIRIKNTFNPSFPGTLITLNGNGKKNLITGITSIGNVALIRVQGSGMVGVAGVARRIFGAMADGAINIILISQASSEHSICFAILPKFAQKAKELIEKELRYEISEGFVNQVVVESNLAIVAAVGGNIRGTSGISGKVLQALGRNGINIAAIAQGSSKLNISMVIPKHDESKALNAIHDAFFLSDLKSINLFVVGTGLIGRTLFQQIKNQLEFLYSHLKIEIKIIAVANTRKMLFDYEGIDVEKWEERLFGEGEESNPDLFVERMIKSNLPNSVFVDCTSSEVIMLKYLEILSSSISIVTPNKKANSSNYEYYLQLQKAAQKHSVNFLYETNVGAGLPVISTLHDLVFSGDKVHKIEGVLSGTLSYIFNVFNGKSSFSSIVLDARKKGYTEPDPREDLNGLDVARKLLILVRESGYKLELEDIKVENLIPEDLRGDISLDEFLEKLSCYDYYYEEKRSKAAKEGKLLRYIASYKDGKAEIKLTAVDSHHPFYSLTSNDNIIAFTTVYYNERPVVIQGPGAGAVVTSGGVFADIVRIANYLFNR